TTGATTGTTGTCAATGATATTTACGATCAATTCTTTGACCTTCTGCAAGAAAAGTTGAATTCCTATGTCATGGGGGACCCCATGAATCCTGCATTCAATATCGGACCATTGGCACGATTGGATCTACGGCAACAAGTTCATCAGCAGGTTAAAAAAAGTATTGAACAGGGAGCAATACTACGCAAAGGTGGCGTTCTCCCTGAACAACAAGGCTGGTGGTATCCCATCACCATCCTCGAAGACGTCAAGCCGGGAATGCCTGCATTTGATGATGAGATTTTTGGTCCTGTGCTGAGCCTTGTGCGTGCAGAGCATGACGACCATGCGATAGAACTGGCCTCAGAGACACGCTTTGGATTAGGAGCTGCCATTTTTTCAGCAAACACCGCCAATGCCCAGCGAATCGCCATCGAAAACATTGAGGCAGGATGCATCGCGATCAATGATTTTGTACGAAGTGATCCTCGGGTTCCCTTTGGCGGGATTAAAGATAGTGGTTATGGGAGAGAGCTGGGTAAGCTTGGCATCCATGAATTCATCAACAGCAAAAGCATTGTTTGAGATTGATTGCCACGCAATCAACCAAAAACAATCAAGAGCCGTTAATAAGATGGGTGGCGACCCATTTTTTAATACGATTACAAGGATCAAGGATTTTATTCTGATAGCAGATTTATCGCATATTCATAGGAGCTCGTCTCTAGGAATCCATTCTAAATAATGCTTCAGGAAGAGAGATGATTGGTCGAAACCTACTGCTTGTTACTTCAAGAATCCTTCCGGTCGAGGCCGGAGTGTTCAACGCCTCCAAGCAACAGCGAGCAACGAGACGCCTTGGGATGGACTCTTCCTCCTGTTGATCGGGACCTGACCAATACACCCCCTCTTCTTCCAGTGATTCCTCTCTTTCACTTAGACCGCCTGGCCTAATGACGGTCCAATCAAGGCCGCTATTCTCCAGAGCCTGCTCACCAATTCGCTTCCAAACAAGAATCAAACCAAACAAGTTCAGGGGATGACGCCAACGTCCTGCACAAAGAGAGCTCACGAGAATCACCCTGGACACACCAACTCTCAGACAGCTTTCCACCTGAGAACGCACCCCCCAAGCGTCAACCTTCATCGGACCTAACAAGTCAATCGAAGGCCTCGCACCCGTCGCAATCACTAAGGCATCCACCCCCTTTAAGGCTGAATCCAAAGCAGTTGGATCTTGCAAGCTGAGTCGAACTTGCTCAGCATTCATAAGGGTGTCAGGAATTACAGAAGAAGGCCTCACCAACAAACGAGGACGATCTCCACAAGCCAACAACTCCTCAGCAATCCGAAACCCGGTTTTCCCAGAGGCCCCTGTAATCGCAATCGTTCTATCACTCATTGAAATCACCTGGTACAACCCAAGAATTCATGAGTTAACCGTAAACGAGAACTAAGATGAGTTGTCATAAAAAACGCATCATTCGGAAGGGGAACTGATCAACCAATGAAATCCTTAACAACCCTTGCCTTACTAACGATCTCCAGTATTCATCCACAGCAAAGCCAAGCGATGACTGAGTGTGAGCTGCTGACACGGATCATGAATAAGCTGGGGGCAAAGATGAGCATTAATCGGTATGTCATCTCGAGCAAAAAAGACGAAAACCTGATCAAGCAAGCAAGCAATGATCTTTCCGAGCAAACAAAAAACTATAGAGCAGCAAAAGAACAATACAAAAAAGCCAACTGCAAAAGCATCTGGGACAAATAATTAATGAACACTCGAACGTACTCAACTGGAACACAAAAAAGCCGACAACCAAAGGCTATCGGCAAAAAAACAAAGAACTTACAAGCTCAGATCAATAGAGCGTAATTTATCTGGAGTAAGCAACCCCTCGATAGGTCAAGGAGGGATGTTCTTGCATCTCAGCCCTTACGAGTTCACGGCACGTGTTGTAGTGCTCATGACGATAAGTCAATTCAACGCAAGCTTTAACACTAGAAGGCTCACGAGTTACGTAGGCCTGACCTCTGTAGTGAAGAGTAGTCATGATGTTCTCCGAGAAAACCCAAGTCCCCGTTCCTTGGCTTGGGCCGATCTGCGCCTCGCAAAAACGAGGTGAACGATGCAATGTGTAGCAGTTGCTACTGCACAAACATAGTGATTGGTCAAGGAAATCGTCGTTCACCTCGATACAAAGACACAAATCAGGATCAAAGGAAACCATTGGGGTGGGTGTGCTGAACTTGCACCACATGACCTTCACCATTTACACGGCAAAGCCAGGGTGCCTTGGCACGAGGAACCTGGACGCGAACCGAAAAGCCTCCCTTATATGGTTCAGTCCCAACGATCTGAAGAGAATCACGGCTTCGCCCAACCTGATGCGAGACCGCGCGAAGACAAGTGGACTCTGCATGCTGGCGCTGATTGCCACCGCCATGGCCAGAGTGACCTTGAATCAAACTTCCGATCAAAGCTCCTGCAAACGCTCCGATTGCAGACCCTGTACTCGTCGAAGAAGAATTGTCATAACGAGGGCTCGGATCGTGTGCGGTTTCTAAACGAACAGCAAGACGCTGCGCTTGACCTGCATCGTTCCAGGCAAAAACATTGCGATTTCCTCCATCACGAAATTGCGCGTTATGCAATCCAGAGGACGTTTCAATTTGCAGTGCCTCCTTGGAAGGTCCGCGGAAGCGAAAAGTAGAGCCATTTTCAAGCTTGATCACCAGCACGGTGTTGCCACCATTGACTTTTTGCTGGCTCACACAATGCCCCTGAAAGGCAACAGCACCTCCACTCATTAAGCGGCACACTCCCTGAGCACGCGCAATTGTTTTGGCGGAAACCATTGAAGGAGCTGTTAACAATGCCAGGGATGACATAGTGGCCACCCCAGACACCACAACACCAAAACGAGCCAGGCGCTTCATATCAGGAAAAGAGACGACCACTCATTAGTAGCAACACTTCTGGATAAAACCTTGGTCCACAGCCCACAAGCCGGAAACAACCAAAAGCAATTCGATAGCAGGAAATCATGCAATATTTAGGCCCAAACAAACCAATTCCGCACACCCAATGCGGAAAAACATATCACTCAAACACCTAAGACTATAGGGACAAAAAGCTGTAGCAAAATAGTCCTTAAAAGATGCGGTATTATTCATACAAGCGCAACTAATCCAAAGTCACTGATCAAAAAGCATCAAATCCTCTCAAAGGAACAATTATCTTTTCAGGGCAAAGGACAGAGCAAACAACAGAAAACCATGCCTTCCAAAGCAATGCTTCATGTTATTAAAGGGTTGTCCTGGGTAACAGCCTTGCTTTTGATCATGAGCTGTGAACCGGGAAATTTGGCGAAGCAGGCCAATAGCGAACACAACACCAAACGAAGCACTGCACAAACTTCAAAAAAGCTTGATCCTGGCCAAACAGGTCCACATCCTGACCTTCTTCAGGGAAATCACGATGATTTTTCACTCAAAGCCAGACGTCTTAGCAGTACCGTCACAATGAGCAACGGCCAATGGGTCGTCGAATTATTTAAGGGGAGCAAACGCCTTGCCCTATGGCCTGCCATCAGCGGATACAACACCAGGCCCTCGGCCGATCGGCGTTGGAGCCCAGGAAATGGAGCAGCTCTACCAATAGGAGATTATGTGCTGGGGCAGCCAGAACCATGGGGAACAGACATCTGGTTGAACTTACAGCCACAATTCAAAACAGACCGAAGTGGACTCGGCATACACCACTGCAATCCCGGAAGCGGATGTCTTTGCATTCCTAATCGCAACAACCTCGAAGCCATTGCCGCATGGGTAAAAGCCACCGGGATCAACAAATTAACCGTTCAGAATTAAACAGAATAAGACAATAATCGCAGACACCATTAATCCGAAGCCCTAACGTGGAACAATAGAAATGGATAAAAGATCCTAACTAAGCTCATAGCAAAGACAGGTCACAATCATAGTGACAACAATTCCTTTTAAAACGAAAGCAACAGAAACTAATAAGACGAGAGCTCAAACTTCTAATCAATCCGTTTCAAACAGATTTACGGAGTGCATTCATTCGAGCGTCTACCACTGCATTAAATGACTGAAGATTTTCAACATCAGCACCTGTTGGCTTTGCTAATGAATTTATTTAATCGGGTTGACGATAAACACAGTTAAAATCCTCAAAGCTTTGTCACCTGACAACCATCAAATACCATTTACCTTCACCGGAAACCTGATGCTTTACACTCCTCTGAATCCAATCAGTTTCATAAACAGCAATATTGAAAGCCAACTCTTAACAAGCCAGAATTTCAACTTTTCAATAAAAACCTCCGCACCATAACCATGAGCTGGACTGTTGCCAAATCCTGGACAAGCGTTTTGCCCCAACAGGGTTACCGACATTTTCGACTAATCCTTCAGGGCGGGAAAGGGCAATCGCGATGGGTGGAACTGGAAGCAGTTCTTGATTCAAACGTGCGTCTACGCATCAACTGGAACGAACTCAAGAAGCAAGAACTTTGGACCAGCGGTTGGCAACAGCTGCCACCAGACGAGTGAGGTCTTACTCGCAGTGCAACCAACTAACGCGCCAAAATGCGCTAATGCCAGTTCAAATTCTTACCGAAGACCAGCGATACAAGCTCGACCGGGAGCCCGATCGGGTTTTTTATGCTGAACCACGCTTCGTTCAACACTTAGACGAAGGCTTTAGGACACGTCTCACAAACTTCTACAGAGAGCACATTCCGTCTGGAGCTGTTGTCCTTGACTTGGGATCGTCTTGGGTGAGTCACCTACCAGAAGAGATCCATTACGAGCGCGTGATTGGCCATGGCATGAATGAAGCGGAACTCGTAGCGAACACAAGGCTCGACAGCCACTACGTCCAAGACATGAACCTGGATCCCACAATCCCTTTAAAGGATGCATCCGTTGATGCCTGTCTCGCTGTTGCTGCTTGGCAGTACTGGACTCAACCAGAAAATGTCGCGTCGGAGATGCTCCGAGTCACGAGGCCCAATGGCACTGCCATCGTTGCATTTTCGAATCGGATGTTTTTCACAAAGGCTCCACAGGTTTGGACCGATAACGACGACAAGCAGCATCTCGACTATGTCGGCACAGTGCTGCAAGCCAATGGATGGTCTGACGTACGGGTGTTTGCTGAAGAGACAAAAGCCTCAGGATTGATGGGACTGGTAGGAGGCAAAGGCGACCCATTTTTTGCAGTTGTAGCGCGCAAAAGTATCGATTCATAATCAATACTTGATCCACAAGACAATACAAAGTCTGAGAAATTGCATCAAGCCAAACCTGTGGCAATTGATTAAATAATCAACATAATCATGCTTATCGTATAAATTTTATTCTGATTGAGGTCTTACAAACAATCATCGAGTCCTCCTCTCTTTCAAGTTATTTCTCGCTATCGAGAAGCTGAGATTTTGGAATTTTTAATCAGGACATACGCTTAAAGTTCGAGCGAGCGAAGCAAGTCCCGCTGGGCCTTACGGCCTGTAATGGCATGGGCTGCCATCGCACCACTCGCAGCCACGGGTGGAATACCAATCCCTGGGAAACAACTCGCTCCACACTGCAAAAATCCCTGAAGAGGGGTGGTCACCCCAGGAAACAGCCCTTTCGCCGCAGACAACGCAGGGCCATAGCTGCCTTGATGCGTGGATAGGTAATGACGGTGGGTAAGAGGAGTTCCCTCCATCACCACTTGGCAACGACCGCGGAGATCGGGTATGCGTTGCTCCAACACATCCCAAAACACCTGACAACGTTGTTCACGTTTCTGCTGATAAGCCGCCGTTCCCCTCTGTAGACCAGCCCACTCTGACCAGGGTTCATTGGCAGGGGTATAGGCGTGAAGCACGTGATGGCCCTCAGGCGCCATCGAGGAATCGAGCACAGATGGAATCGACACCACCACGGCATTGCGCTCGGAATCAATGCCCCGTTCCCAGTCACCAACCCAAACGGTATGGATCGGCAGATCCTCGAGACCGTTCGCATCGAATCCCAGATGAAGGTGCAAAAAAGAATGACAACCAGGAGTGGAAAGCCGTTCCTGACTCCAAGTCTTCGCAGCCATCTCGGGCAACAGAGCCGCCGTACCCCAGGCATCCGCATTGCTCACCACAACATCGGCGTAAAGCGTCTCACCATTGCTGAGTTCTACGCCGATGACACGATCACCATCAAGCAGCAGCTCGCTCACTGTTGCACCAAGCCGCAAACTACCGCCGTAAGACTCCATGCCGCGCACGAGTGCGTTCACTACGGCTGCACTGCCTCCGCGCGGAAAATCAAGACACGATTCAGGGTCAAACCATTCACCAAACAAAGTGGCCATAGCGGCTGCGTTGGTGTCAACCATCGGCATACCGCTGATCAAAAAACAGAGCAAATCAACCCAATGGCGAAGAAATGGATCCTGCAGGTGACGGTCGACTAAAGGCCCGAAAGCACCGCTGAGGTGGCGGATGGCCGGCAAATGCTGAACCAGTCGTCCACTACGCCTCAACAGAGGACCAATCCCATCCACAGATGCTGGTAATGCCAGCAATGGCAAAGCATCTGCAGCTGCTGCAATCGGCTGCAACACGGCGGTGAAGCGCTGCCATTCAGCCACAGCTTCAGGTCCACGCAGCCTTTCCACCACGCGTTCGAAGCCATCCCCTCCAACCCCTACACGGAGATGTCCCTCCGGGAACAAGACATCCCAATCCTTGTAGGTCAAGACATCCAGGGGCTGATCTAACGCACGCAGGATCTGAGCGAGGGGATTACTGCTTGGCCAACGTGACAATCCACTCCAAAGGGATGGACCAGATTCGAAGTGATAGCCGTGCCGTTCAAAGCCATGGGCAGCGCCGCCTGGCTGGCTATGGGCTTCTAGAACCAAAACTTCCTTTCCAGCCCGGGCAGTGAGACCGGCACAGCACAAGCCACCGATACCGCTGCCAATCACGATCACCTCAGCGCTTTTTGGCATCAATCACCAATCAGAGATCCCAACTCGGGTCATAGCCAGTCACAGCTGTGATCGCGAAAAACTGGTCCCAATCAAAAGATCGGTTGAAATGGTTCAAAGCACCAAGTTCATGCCAGAACAATCCTCCCCAGGCCAGAACCAGCTATCGCTATGGCGTCGAACGCCTCCCCTGGTGTTGCCCATGTTGGTGCTGAGCTGCGGGCTTGTGGTCGCCGGAGCTGTTGCCGTGAAAGGAATTCGAACCGCAACAGACACCGTGACCGTGACCGGTGCCAGCACTGAAAGGCTGCGCAGCGACTATGCAGATTGGACCGTGACCGTGAGTGGCAATGGCCTGAGCCAACAGCAGGCTTATCAAAATCTGCAACCCGATTTAAAGCGCACGCTTGCATTTCTGCGTGATGCTGGCATCCCAGAAAGCAGCACCCAACTCACTGTTTTACGGACTGATCGCAACGACATTCGCAACCGTGTGACCGGGGTGCTCACCAACACGGAGTGGACGGCACGTCAATCCATCCACGTTGGCAGCTCGGATGTGGATTTAATCCGCAAGGCATCGAACAAAATCAGCAACCTGATTGGCGACGGTGTGTCGTTGGCGATTCAGCCACCGGCTTACACCTACACAAAACTGGCTGAAAAACGTGTCGACATGCTGGCCAAAGCCACCGCTGATGCTCGAGAACGAGCGATTGCGATCGCGGGTCAAGCTGGCTCCGGCATTGGAGCGATCACCAATGCCGACACAGGCACCTTCCAAATCACCGTGCCGAACTCCACAAAAATGGGGAGCTATGGCTCCTATGACACCAGCACCATCGACAAAGACATCACCGCGGTGATGGGAGTGACGTTCAGAGTGCAGTGATCATTCTTCCCTTGATCCTGTTAGGTCTGTCCTGGCTTCAGGAAGGCATCGACCAACTCCTGCTGGGCGGACGCTGGAATTTGGCTATGGGGCCTGGCACTCCTTGGTGGACCCTTCTGACCGCTCCATTCAGCCACGGAGATCTTGGTCACCTCATTGGGAACAGCATTATTTTTCTCCCGCTCAGCTATCTCGTGCTCTTGAAAAACCTGCGCGGTTATGTAGCGGTTTGGATTGCCGTGATTCTTCTCGAAATTCCGCTCTGGTTGTTTTGGCCGGTTGGCAGTCACGGACTCTCAGGAGTCGTCTACGGACTCCTTGGCTACCTCGTTCTGATCGGATTTCTTGAACGCAGACCACTGGCCATCGCTTTAAGCGTGATTGCCGTTGCTTTTTACGGAAGCGCCCTACCTGGATTGCTGCCTTGGGCCTCACCCGCGGGAGTGAGCTGGATTGGCCACGCGAGTGGATTCATAGCTGGCCTTTTGGCAGCAGGAGCTGTGTCACGTGAGCCTCATCAGCCGTCAGCTTGATCCTCAGCTGATTTGAGAAAGCGACCTGACAGACGAACAGCCAAGACAGAGCAAGCGGCTCCATAGCCGATAAAGGTGGCCACTTGACCAAAAGATCCCATCTCATAAACCTCGCCGCTTAACAACACCCAATCCACCAGTGATGAGGCCACACCCCACACAACAACCCAAACCGAAACGTAGAGAATCCCCCTCACGGCGGTGTTCACGGCAGCTCCTTTTGAAAATGCTTGTTCATTTCGACGCTAGGCCAACCTTCAATCAAAGTCCTTCAGTGCTGATGGGATGACTAATCAATGAACCTGATCACTCATTCCTTTCAAAAAAGTTTCTTCAAAGCTTCTTGAAGCAACCTGACAAACATCCTTCGTGTCGCTAAGACCTTGGCGTAATCACTTTGATCGAAGCTGAAAGGTTCCCCTATGTCTGAAGACAATCAGCAGCAACCTGTCGTAATCAAGCAAGGAGGCGGCGGCACTGGCATTGGACTGGTTCTGGCGGCGTTAATTCTTGGAGGTGCGCTTGTCTACTCCGTCACCATTTGGTCAAACACACAGAAAAGAATGATCGAGGCGCCCAAAGAAGCGATCCAGAAAGGCGTAGACACCATTAAAAAAGCGATTCAGCCTGGCTCCTAGTCCTAAGAGCAGATTCCTTCACCCTCCCTCGAGCGATTGCTGCCGGCTGTGATGGCGATAGAGATCGCTGTCTCCATCAGCTTCCGGCTCAGATTTCGCTTGGCGCTCTCGCGGCTCAACCGCTTCAATCCGCTGTTTAGGCATCACTCCGTTTTCTTCTCGAGCGATCGCACGCTGATAGGCCGAAGTTACGTCTGATAAGTCGTCATTACGCACAGATGTCATGGCCGCCAAAGCAGTGTGGCCATGATGGCAGTCCTGCAACTCGATGACCATTGCTCAGAAAAGAGCGCGCTTCCCATCTGCTCTGCCGCCTGGATGAGCACTATCCAGATCCACCCATTCCTCTCGATCACAGCGACCCTTTCAGCCTGCTGATCGCTGTGCTCCTAAGTGCGCAGTGCACCGACAAAAAGGTCAATGAAGTCACACCAGCCTTATTTGCTGCGGGACCAACCCCAAATGCAATGGCGGCATTAACAGAAGCGGAGATTTTCGGACACATCCGCCAGCTGGGGCTTGCGAAAACCAAGGCCCGAAACGTGCACAAACTTGCTCACATGTTGATCACGATGCATGGGGGGAAAGTGCCGAGCAGCTTTGAAGAGCTCGAGGCACTGCCGGGCGTTGGCCACAAAACCGCCAGCGTGGTGATGGCCCAAGCCTTCGGAGTACCGGCCTTCCCTGTGGACACACACATTCATCGATTGGCGCAGCGCTGGGGGCTCAGCAATGGAGACAGCGTGGAGCGCACCGAAAAGGATCTGAAATCCCTATTTCCAGCTGAGAGCTGGAACAAACTTCATCTGCAAATTATTTTTTATGGACGCGAGCATTGCACTGCACGTGGATGCGACGGAACCGTTTGCCCAATATGCCGGGAGCTGTATCCAAAGCGACGGAAGCCAGTAATTTGGCGGAGGCCCTAGCTAATTACCAGCCCAACGTCAAAACTCTGTTACAGTTCGTTTCAATTGAATGAGCACGATGGAACGCACTCCCGCTAACGACACCTGGTTCCAAGGCCAAGCAACCCGCTCCATTCACGAAGATCAACTCAAGAAGGTTGAGCTCTTCAATGGTCGTGCAGCCATGATTGGTTTCGTCATCGGCGTGATCACAGAAGGACTTACAGGCCAGGGAATTCTCCATCAGATCGGCCTCGGCCCCCTCGTTGACGGATACGTGACTTGCAGCGTTCAGATGCTCCCCTTCTGTTTCTGATCAGATCAGACAGTGCTTGTCAGCCCCCTAGCCTTAGGATTAAGGGCTGACAGTTCAGGCCAATGGCTCGAAAGCGGCGCAAACTAAGCAAAGACATGGAGGCCGAAATTAAAGCGGCCAATAAAAAAGTTGAGTTTATTTCTGCGTTAATTCGAGACATCCGCGAAGAAGACATCCAAAACGAATACGCGGAAGCCTTTGTACAAGTGCATGCCGCATGCACCCACCTCGCCCAGCTTTACGACGCTGAAGGCATTACTGAAGAAAGCGAGGGGACACTGGTCCTCTACAAAGGTCTTCTCAATCAATTTGAAGAAGACTACGAGCTTTAGGACATTTTCAAAACCTGGTCCTCATACACTAATTTTTTTCTAAAAACCCGGTAAAACCGGATGGGTTTTTAAAA
The Synechococcus sp. CC9311 DNA segment above includes these coding regions:
- a CDS encoding SDR family oxidoreductase; its protein translation is MSDRTIAITGASGKTGFRIAEELLACGDRPRLLVRPSSVIPDTLMNAEQVRLSLQDPTALDSALKGVDALVIATGARPSIDLLGPMKVDAWGVRSQVESCLRVGVSRVILVSSLCAGRWRHPLNLFGLILVWKRIGEQALENSGLDWTVIRPGGLSEREESLEEEGVYWSGPDQQEEESIPRRLVARCCLEALNTPASTGRILEVTSSRFRPIISLPEALFRMDS
- a CDS encoding DUF4278 domain-containing protein; this encodes MVKVMWCKFSTPTPMVSFDPDLCLCIEVNDDFLDQSLCLCSSNCYTLHRSPRFCEAQIGPSQGTGTWVFSENIMTTLHYRGQAYVTREPSSVKACVELTYRHEHYNTCRELVRAEMQEHPSLTYRGVAYSR
- a CDS encoding TIGR02450 family Trp-rich protein, which codes for MSWTVAKSWTSVLPQQGYRHFRLILQGGKGQSRWVELEAVLDSNVRLRINWNELKKQELWTSGWQQLPPDE
- a CDS encoding class I SAM-dependent methyltransferase: MPVQILTEDQRYKLDREPDRVFYAEPRFVQHLDEGFRTRLTNFYREHIPSGAVVLDLGSSWVSHLPEEIHYERVIGHGMNEAELVANTRLDSHYVQDMNLDPTIPLKDASVDACLAVAAWQYWTQPENVASEMLRVTRPNGTAIVAFSNRMFFTKAPQVWTDNDDKQHLDYVGTVLQANGWSDVRVFAEETKASGLMGLVGGKGDPFFAVVARKSIDS
- a CDS encoding NAD(P)/FAD-dependent oxidoreductase, whose translation is MPKSAEVIVIGSGIGGLCCAGLTARAGKEVLVLEAHSQPGGAAHGFERHGYHFESGPSLWSGLSRWPSSNPLAQILRALDQPLDVLTYKDWDVLFPEGHLRVGVGGDGFERVVERLRGPEAVAEWQRFTAVLQPIAAAADALPLLALPASVDGIGPLLRRSGRLVQHLPAIRHLSGAFGPLVDRHLQDPFLRHWVDLLCFLISGMPMVDTNAAAMATLFGEWFDPESCLDFPRGGSAAVVNALVRGMESYGGSLRLGATVSELLLDGDRVIGVELSNGETLYADVVVSNADAWGTAALLPEMAAKTWSQERLSTPGCHSFLHLHLGFDANGLEDLPIHTVWVGDWERGIDSERNAVVVSIPSVLDSSMAPEGHHVLHAYTPANEPWSEWAGLQRGTAAYQQKREQRCQVFWDVLEQRIPDLRGRCQVVMEGTPLTHRHYLSTHQGSYGPALSAAKGLFPGVTTPLQGFLQCGASCFPGIGIPPVAASGAMAAHAITGRKAQRDLLRSLEL
- a CDS encoding SIMPL domain-containing protein, encoding MPEQSSPGQNQLSLWRRTPPLVLPMLVLSCGLVVAGAVAVKGIRTATDTVTVTGASTERLRSDYADWTVTVSGNGLSQQQAYQNLQPDLKRTLAFLRDAGIPESSTQLTVLRTDRNDIRNRVTGVLTNTEWTARQSIHVGSSDVDLIRKASNKISNLIGDGVSLAIQPPAYTYTKLAEKRVDMLAKATADARERAIAIAGQAGSGIGAITNADTGTFQITVPNSTKMGSYGSYDTSTIDKDITAVMGVTFRVQ
- a CDS encoding rhomboid family intramembrane serine protease, whose amino-acid sequence is MIILPLILLGLSWLQEGIDQLLLGGRWNLAMGPGTPWWTLLTAPFSHGDLGHLIGNSIIFLPLSYLVLLKNLRGYVAVWIAVILLEIPLWLFWPVGSHGLSGVVYGLLGYLVLIGFLERRPLAIALSVIAVAFYGSALPGLLPWASPAGVSWIGHASGFIAGLLAAGAVSREPHQPSA
- the nth gene encoding endonuclease III, translated to MLRKERASHLLCRLDEHYPDPPIPLDHSDPFSLLIAVLLSAQCTDKKVNEVTPALFAAGPTPNAMAALTEAEIFGHIRQLGLAKTKARNVHKLAHMLITMHGGKVPSSFEELEALPGVGHKTASVVMAQAFGVPAFPVDTHIHRLAQRWGLSNGDSVERTEKDLKSLFPAESWNKLHLQIIFYGREHCTARGCDGTVCPICRELYPKRRKPVIWRRP
- a CDS encoding high light inducible protein, with amino-acid sequence MERTPANDTWFQGQATRSIHEDQLKKVELFNGRAAMIGFVIGVITEGLTGQGILHQIGLGPLVDGYVTCSVQMLPFCF